In a single window of the Planctomycetota bacterium genome:
- a CDS encoding alcohol dehydrogenase catalytic domain-containing protein, translated as MRAATLLEDKTFQIADVTPPGPKAGQVQVEVAWCGICGTDMHIFHGSMDKRVPFPMVIGHEASAVVSALGEGVDNVAVGDPVVVRPLDVQGECTATKRGFSHISSKMKFIGIDSPGAFQSHWNVPAELLHKLPAGMDLKVAAFVEPLAVACHDVRMAKLEAGERAVVMGGGPIGMLIAMVAKAHGASVLLSEVNPARLKLAESFGFSTVNPAEADVEAAVKDFTGGDGAEVVFEVSGAAAPIEMMTKLAGVRGRVVVVAIVPKPAAVDLFQVFWKELQIIGTRVYEPEDYDRAIAMLADGQIDAGKLITGEYELGQIGEAFESLGSSPEHMKVLIDCQK; from the coding sequence ATGCGCGCAGCCACCCTCCTCGAAGACAAGACTTTCCAGATCGCCGACGTCACGCCGCCCGGGCCAAAGGCGGGACAGGTCCAGGTCGAAGTCGCATGGTGCGGCATCTGCGGCACGGACATGCACATCTTCCACGGCAGCATGGACAAGCGGGTCCCGTTCCCGATGGTCATCGGCCACGAGGCCAGCGCGGTGGTGTCGGCTCTTGGCGAAGGCGTCGACAACGTTGCCGTCGGAGATCCCGTCGTGGTCCGGCCGCTCGACGTGCAAGGCGAGTGCACGGCGACCAAGCGTGGCTTCAGCCACATCAGCAGCAAGATGAAATTCATCGGCATCGACTCGCCCGGCGCATTTCAGAGCCACTGGAACGTGCCGGCCGAGCTGTTGCACAAGCTGCCTGCAGGAATGGACCTGAAGGTGGCCGCGTTCGTCGAGCCGCTCGCTGTGGCGTGTCACGACGTGCGGATGGCCAAGCTGGAAGCCGGCGAGCGTGCGGTGGTCATGGGCGGCGGGCCGATCGGGATGCTGATCGCGATGGTGGCCAAGGCACATGGGGCGTCGGTGCTGCTTTCGGAGGTCAACCCAGCCCGACTAAAGCTGGCCGAGTCGTTCGGCTTCTCCACCGTGAACCCGGCCGAGGCGGACGTCGAGGCGGCGGTGAAAGACTTCACCGGCGGCGACGGCGCTGAGGTGGTGTTCGAGGTGTCGGGCGCGGCGGCGCCGATCGAGATGATGACCAAGCTTGCCGGGGTCCGCGGCCGCGTGGTGGTTGTGGCGATCGTGCCCAAGCCCGCAGCAGTCGACCTGTTCCAGGTCTTCTGGAAAGAGCTGCAGATCATCGGCACGCGGGTCTACGAGCCCGAGGACTACGACCGTGCGATCGCCATGCTCGCCGACGGGCAGATCGATGCCGGCAAGCTCATCACCGGCGAATACGAACTCGGGCAGATCGGCGAGGCGTTCGAGTCCCTCGGCTCGTCGCCAGAGCACATGAAGGTGCTGATCGACTGCCAGAAGTGA
- a CDS encoding arylsulfatase, which produces MANRPNILTVICDDLALGDLACFGNPHTRTPNLDALFERGRRYTGYRSGPLCTPARASLMTGRHHLRTGAIDTYLGRSTLRTDETTLAEILRDAGYATGLFGKWHLGDCHPSRPQDRGFDHVLWHRGGGIGQPGDVPGNRYLDPVLDLNGELVRHEGYCTDVFADAASDWIREQKDGPWFAYVAPNCPHSPLEVPDDWADRYRAAGLNESTSRVYAMVENIDAAVGRLVSTIRELGLENDTLVLFTSDHGQCGSSWMDGEPRFNAGLLGIKSTVYEGGVRVPCIAQWPAGLTAGDDERVCGPMDWLPTFARLAGASTERLALDGADLFKPADADRSLVLQWHRGERPVRYRNYAVVQGGFKLTRPHEEKADELYVLPDETHEVSSDHPDLTERLRVVYETFFDEVDPARHPSLFEPVPASLGRPSQPRVDLTWQDWRPYEEGREGWSHDNPGWWPVDVCDGGPFQIDITHPEFVKDRATLHLACGDWSFTRRIPSRLGCQTIRNVTLPLGPARFEAFIDCDGERVGVTRVVIESRAPRAR; this is translated from the coding sequence TTGGCGAATCGACCGAACATCCTCACCGTCATCTGCGACGATCTTGCGCTGGGAGATCTGGCGTGTTTCGGCAATCCGCACACGAGGACGCCGAACCTCGATGCGCTCTTCGAGCGTGGCCGACGCTACACGGGCTATCGATCGGGCCCGCTCTGCACGCCGGCCCGTGCGAGCCTGATGACCGGGCGTCACCATCTGCGGACCGGAGCCATCGACACGTACCTCGGCCGCTCCACACTGCGGACCGACGAGACCACGCTCGCTGAGATACTGCGGGACGCCGGGTACGCGACCGGCCTGTTCGGCAAGTGGCACCTGGGCGATTGCCATCCGTCGCGGCCGCAGGATCGCGGGTTCGATCACGTCCTCTGGCATCGCGGCGGTGGGATTGGCCAGCCCGGTGACGTTCCAGGCAATCGCTATCTCGATCCGGTGCTCGACCTCAATGGCGAGCTCGTCCGGCACGAGGGCTATTGCACTGACGTCTTCGCTGACGCCGCGAGCGACTGGATTCGTGAGCAAAAGGACGGCCCCTGGTTCGCCTACGTCGCACCGAATTGCCCGCACTCACCGCTGGAGGTTCCGGACGACTGGGCGGACCGGTACCGGGCGGCGGGGCTCAACGAATCGACGTCGCGGGTTTACGCGATGGTCGAGAACATCGACGCTGCCGTCGGGCGGTTGGTTTCGACGATTCGTGAGCTTGGGCTGGAGAACGACACGTTGGTTTTGTTCACGTCGGACCACGGCCAGTGTGGGTCGTCGTGGATGGACGGTGAGCCTCGATTCAATGCCGGACTTCTCGGAATCAAGAGCACGGTCTACGAGGGCGGCGTCCGCGTGCCGTGCATCGCGCAGTGGCCGGCCGGTCTGACAGCCGGTGACGACGAGCGTGTGTGCGGCCCGATGGATTGGCTGCCGACATTCGCCCGGTTGGCCGGGGCGTCGACCGAGCGGCTGGCACTTGATGGAGCGGACCTCTTCAAACCCGCAGACGCTGACCGGTCGCTGGTGCTCCAGTGGCATCGCGGCGAAAGGCCTGTTCGATATCGCAACTACGCGGTCGTGCAGGGCGGCTTCAAGCTGACCCGGCCGCACGAAGAAAAGGCCGATGAGCTCTACGTGCTGCCGGACGAGACACACGAGGTTTCAAGCGATCATCCCGATCTGACCGAGCGGCTTCGCGTCGTCTACGAGACGTTTTTCGACGAGGTCGATCCGGCACGTCACCCGTCGCTGTTCGAGCCGGTGCCGGCTTCGCTTGGGCGTCCGTCGCAGCCGCGTGTCGATCTGACCTGGCAGGACTGGCGTCCGTACGAAGAGGGCCGCGAAGGCTGGAGCCACGATAACCCTGGCTGGTGGCCGGTCGACGTCTGCGACGGCGGTCCGTTTCAAATCGACATCACGCACCCTGAGTTCGTCAAAGATCGCGCGACACTGCACCTGGCCTGCGGTGACTGGTCATTCACGCGGCGGATCCCATCGCGGCTCGGCTGTCAGACGATTCGCAATGTCACGCTGCCACTGGGACCGGCGCGATTCGAGGCGTTCATCGATTGCGACGGCGAACGGGTGGGCGTCACACGCGTCGTGATCGAAAGCCGGGCGCCGAGGGCACGCTGA